One part of the Streptomyces ferrugineus genome encodes these proteins:
- a CDS encoding glycerophosphoryl diester phosphodiesterase membrane domain-containing protein has protein sequence MKDTPGWASPGSAPSDGQEPGATGPAEPADHPEPAQQPGADPQDAGPKWSKEQPPPGQWSAPTGPQSPGQTPPPPPPGPGWGAPPPAGPGGHGGGHPGYGPPGGYGGWGAGWGGPPPAAKPGVIPLRPLGVGEILDGAVSTMRTYWRTVLGISLTVAVVTEILVILVQGFVLNDRVSTGALNDPSATLDELTRAMGDAMLSSSVIFLISIIGAIVATALLTAVTSRAVLGKSVTTGEAWRDARPQVPRLFGLIFLLLLMAFGVVFVGALPGILVAATGSGDAGVALTILGIIGGFVVALWLWFRFSLASPALMLEKQGIVKALSRSAKLVRGSWWRVFGIQLLATIIANIVAAIVVIPFTFLAAALSGDATTNILNGATDLGWTFLIVSGVGSVIGSMITFPITAGVTVLLYIDQRIRREALDLELARAAGVQGYGTTDTPGS, from the coding sequence ATGAAAGACACTCCGGGCTGGGCCTCGCCCGGATCCGCCCCGTCCGACGGACAGGAACCCGGCGCGACCGGCCCTGCCGAGCCCGCAGACCACCCAGAGCCCGCACAGCAGCCGGGAGCGGACCCACAGGACGCCGGCCCGAAGTGGTCCAAGGAGCAGCCGCCTCCCGGCCAGTGGTCCGCGCCAACGGGCCCACAGTCTCCCGGCCAGACCCCACCGCCCCCGCCGCCCGGCCCCGGCTGGGGCGCTCCTCCGCCCGCCGGCCCCGGCGGACACGGCGGCGGCCACCCCGGCTACGGCCCTCCGGGCGGATACGGCGGCTGGGGAGCCGGCTGGGGCGGGCCCCCGCCCGCGGCCAAGCCCGGCGTGATCCCGCTGCGCCCGCTCGGCGTCGGCGAGATCCTCGACGGCGCCGTCTCCACCATGCGCACCTACTGGCGCACGGTCCTCGGCATCTCCCTGACCGTCGCCGTCGTGACGGAGATCCTCGTCATCCTCGTCCAGGGCTTCGTCCTGAACGACCGCGTCAGCACCGGGGCCCTCAACGACCCGAGCGCCACTCTCGACGAGCTGACCCGCGCCATGGGCGACGCCATGCTCAGCTCCAGCGTGATCTTCCTGATCTCGATCATCGGCGCGATCGTGGCGACCGCCCTGCTGACAGCGGTCACCAGCCGCGCGGTGCTCGGCAAGTCGGTGACCACCGGCGAGGCCTGGCGCGACGCGCGCCCCCAGGTGCCGCGGCTCTTCGGCCTGATCTTCCTGCTGCTGCTCATGGCCTTCGGTGTGGTGTTCGTGGGCGCCCTGCCCGGCATCCTCGTGGCCGCCACGGGCTCCGGCGACGCGGGCGTCGCACTCACCATCCTGGGCATCATCGGCGGCTTCGTCGTCGCGCTCTGGCTCTGGTTCCGCTTCTCCCTCGCCTCCCCCGCGCTGATGCTGGAGAAGCAGGGCATCGTCAAGGCGCTGAGCCGTTCCGCAAAGCTGGTCCGCGGCTCCTGGTGGCGCGTCTTCGGCATCCAGCTGCTGGCCACGATCATCGCGAACATCGTCGCGGCGATCGTCGTCATCCCCTTCACCTTCCTCGCCGCCGCCCTCAGCGGCGACGCCACCACCAACATCCTCAACGGCGCCACCGACCTCGGCTGGACGTTCCTCATCGTCAGCGGTGTCGGCTCGGTGATCGGCTCCATGATCACCTTCCCGATCACGGCCGGCGTCACCGTCCTGCTCTACATCGACCAGCGCATCCGCCGCGAAGCCCTCGACCTCGAACTGGCCCGGGCAGCCGGCGTCCAGGGCTACGGCACCACCGACACTCCGGGGAGCTGA
- the mtnA gene encoding S-methyl-5-thioribose-1-phosphate isomerase codes for MADQYAQSGEDGRPTEIPTIRWDEPPEGPVLVLLDQTRLPAEEVELVCTDAPALVEAISSLAVRGAPVLGIAGAYGVALAAARGFDVDAAAQSLASARPTAVNLAVGVHQAQSAYRAELARSGDVEQAAAAALGAARALHKEDAEASARMAERGLALLDELLPGGGHRVLTHCNTGALVSGGEGTAFAVALAAHRAGRLRRLWVDETRPLLQGARLTAYEAARNGMAYTLLTDNAAGSLFAAGEVDAVLIGADRIAADGSVANKVGSYPLAVLARYHHVPFIVVAPLTTVDPDTPDGASIEVEQRPGFEVTEVAAPQAPVAGGEPGGGIPVAPLGTQAYNPAFDVTPPELVTAIVTEEGAVSPVTAEALAELCARSGQVTRTL; via the coding sequence ATGGCTGATCAGTACGCGCAATCCGGCGAGGACGGCAGGCCCACCGAGATTCCGACGATCCGATGGGATGAACCACCCGAAGGTCCCGTACTGGTCCTTCTCGACCAGACGAGGCTGCCGGCCGAGGAGGTCGAGCTGGTCTGTACGGATGCGCCCGCGCTGGTGGAGGCGATCAGTTCGCTCGCGGTGCGGGGAGCGCCGGTGCTCGGGATCGCCGGGGCGTACGGCGTCGCGCTCGCCGCCGCGCGTGGCTTCGACGTGGACGCCGCCGCCCAGTCGCTGGCGAGCGCCCGGCCCACCGCGGTGAACCTCGCCGTCGGGGTGCACCAGGCCCAGTCGGCGTACCGGGCCGAACTCGCCCGGAGCGGGGACGTCGAGCAGGCCGCCGCCGCGGCGCTGGGTGCGGCGCGGGCGCTGCACAAGGAGGACGCCGAGGCCAGTGCGCGGATGGCCGAGCGAGGGCTGGCGCTGCTGGACGAGCTGTTGCCCGGCGGCGGGCACCGCGTCCTCACGCACTGCAACACCGGGGCGCTGGTGTCGGGCGGGGAGGGCACGGCGTTCGCGGTGGCGCTCGCGGCGCACCGGGCCGGGCGGCTCAGGCGGTTGTGGGTGGACGAGACGCGGCCGTTGCTGCAGGGGGCGCGTCTGACGGCGTACGAGGCGGCGCGCAACGGGATGGCGTACACCCTGCTCACGGACAACGCGGCGGGTTCGCTGTTCGCCGCGGGTGAGGTGGACGCGGTGCTGATAGGGGCGGATCGGATCGCGGCCGACGGCTCGGTGGCGAACAAGGTCGGAAGCTATCCGCTGGCGGTGCTCGCGCGCTATCACCATGTGCCGTTCATCGTGGTGGCGCCGCTGACGACAGTGGATCCGGACACCCCGGACGGGGCGTCCATCGAGGTTGAGCAGCGCCCCGGGTTCGAGGTGACCGAGGTCGCCGCGCCCCAGGCGCCGGTGGCGGGCGGGGAGCCGGGGGGCGGGATTCCGGTGGCGCCGCTGGGGACGCAGGCGTACAACCCGGCGTTCGATGTGACGCCGCCCGAGCTGGTGACGGCGATCGTGACGGAGGAGGGGGCCGTGTCGCCGGTGACGGCCGAGGCGCTGGCCGAGCTGTGTGCCAGGTCGGGGCAGGTGACACGGACGTTGTGA
- the mtrA gene encoding two-component system response regulator MtrA yields MMSFMKGRVLVVDDDTALAEMLGIVLRGEGFEPSFVADGDKALAAFRETKPDLVLLDLMLPGRDGIEVCRLIRAESGVPIVMLTAKSDTVDVVVGLESGADDYIVKPFKPKELVARIRARLRRSEEPAPEQLAIGDLVIDVAGHSVKRDGQSIALTPLEFDLLVALARKPWQVFTREVLLEQVWGYRHAADTRLVNVHVQRLRSKVEKDPERPEIVVTVRGVGYKAGPS; encoded by the coding sequence ATGATGTCGTTTATGAAGGGACGAGTCCTTGTCGTCGACGACGACACCGCACTGGCCGAGATGCTCGGCATTGTGCTGCGTGGTGAAGGTTTTGAGCCGTCTTTCGTAGCCGACGGCGACAAGGCGTTGGCCGCGTTCCGGGAGACCAAGCCCGATCTGGTGCTGCTCGATCTGATGCTGCCCGGGCGGGACGGCATCGAGGTGTGCCGCCTGATCAGGGCGGAGTCCGGCGTGCCGATCGTGATGCTGACGGCCAAGAGCGACACCGTCGACGTCGTCGTGGGCCTGGAGTCCGGCGCCGATGACTACATCGTCAAGCCGTTCAAGCCGAAGGAGCTCGTCGCCCGGATCCGGGCGCGCCTGAGGAGGTCGGAGGAGCCCGCTCCCGAGCAGCTCGCCATCGGTGACCTCGTGATCGACGTGGCCGGGCACTCCGTGAAGCGGGACGGGCAGTCGATCGCGCTGACGCCGCTGGAGTTCGACCTGCTGGTCGCGCTGGCCCGCAAGCCGTGGCAGGTGTTCACGCGTGAGGTGCTCCTGGAGCAGGTGTGGGGCTACCGGCATGCGGCCGACACGCGTCTGGTCAATGTGCATGTGCAGCGGCTGCGTTCCAAGGTCGAGAAGGACCCGGAGCGGCCGGAGATCGTGGTGACCGTGCGTGGCGTCGGCTACAAGGCAGGGCCGAGCTGA